The following are encoded in a window of Candidatus Rokuibacteriota bacterium genomic DNA:
- a CDS encoding PilT/PilU family type 4a pilus ATPase codes for MRKLEIDELLTAMLDSHDNVSDLNISVARPLQVESSGQLTPVPVNPAIEDLTPFQTEIFALNLINGDRRLSQMLVKEGSCDLSYSLPGKARFRVNVFSQRGSYSIVLRKLETKIPTLEDLKLPEAFKKMTGEKNGLILVTGATGSGKSTSLAGLLNEFNETRAIHIVTLEDPVEFVHPNKKATFNQRELGGDFDAFANGLRAALRQAPKIILVGEMRDRETVELGLKASETGHLVLSTLHTVDAGQTINRIVGMFDQEEEKQIRQRLADTIRWVVGQRLLPKVGGGRVAVHDILGNNIRTRESILMGESEGKTFYEIQEASEPFGMQTFDQAIIRAFEAGLITEETAVAYATRKAVVQRGIDKVHQKRGEKTTDIEGLKLDWDYDKSIKKK; via the coding sequence CTCGGGACAGCTCACCCCCGTCCCGGTGAACCCCGCGATCGAGGACCTCACGCCGTTCCAGACCGAGATCTTCGCGCTCAACCTGATCAACGGCGACCGGCGCCTCAGCCAGATGCTGGTCAAGGAAGGCTCCTGTGACCTCTCCTACTCGCTCCCCGGGAAGGCCCGGTTCCGCGTCAACGTCTTCTCTCAGCGCGGGAGCTATTCCATCGTGCTCCGGAAGCTCGAGACGAAGATCCCGACGCTGGAGGACCTCAAGCTCCCCGAGGCCTTCAAGAAAATGACCGGCGAAAAGAACGGCCTGATCCTGGTGACCGGGGCAACGGGAAGCGGGAAATCGACGTCCCTTGCCGGCTTGCTCAACGAGTTCAACGAGACCCGAGCGATCCACATCGTCACGCTGGAGGACCCGGTCGAGTTCGTCCATCCCAACAAGAAGGCGACCTTCAACCAGCGGGAGCTGGGGGGAGACTTCGACGCGTTCGCCAACGGCCTCCGCGCGGCCCTCCGGCAGGCCCCGAAGATCATCCTGGTCGGCGAGATGCGCGACCGCGAGACCGTGGAACTCGGTCTCAAGGCCTCCGAGACTGGCCACCTCGTCCTGAGCACGCTCCACACCGTGGACGCCGGCCAGACGATCAACCGCATCGTCGGCATGTTCGACCAGGAGGAGGAGAAGCAGATCCGGCAGCGGTTGGCGGACACGATCCGCTGGGTCGTCGGCCAGCGGCTGCTCCCGAAGGTCGGCGGCGGGCGGGTGGCGGTCCACGACATCCTGGGCAACAACATCCGGACGCGGGAATCCATCCTGATGGGCGAATCGGAAGGGAAAACCTTCTACGAGATCCAGGAGGCCAGCGAGCCCTTCGGGATGCAGACCTTCGACCAGGCCATCATCCGCGCCTTCGAGGCCGGCCTCATCACCGAGGAGACGGCCGTGGCCTACGCGACACGCAAGGCCGTCGTGCAGCGGGGGATCGACAAGGTCCACCAGAAGCGCGGCGAGAAGACGACGGACATCGAAGGCTTGAAGTTGGACTGGGACTACGATAAGTCCATCAAGAAGAAGTGA